In Deinococcus apachensis DSM 19763, the genomic window CGGTCGCCCTTCGTGCTGATGGTCTGGATGCGGAAGTCCGTGTCCGGCCACTCCTCCTTCAGGCGGGCCACCACCCACCGGGTCTGCGCGAGCGCGAGTGTGCTGCCGCGCGTTCCAACCGTCACCGTACGCATAACCGGGGCAGTATACAGGCAGTTTCCGAATCACGGGCAGGCCGGGTTACAGAGAGCAGGGCAAACCCGAAGTCGCAAGGTTGGCACAGCCACCCCTCTGCGGTACAGCTCTGCGAGTCCGGCCCTGCGGGCCACCTTCCCTGGGGAGGAGGCAACAGCATCGAGTTTATGGAGGGCAACTGGCGTTCCTGGCTCCCCTCCCAGCGAAGCGGACTGAGGGGTTGACCAAGGCCAGCCCTGCCACAACCCAACTTTGGGGGGAGATATAGCGCCTCCCCGGGAAAGGCTTCCCCCGTCGCTCAGCGGTCGTCGTCGAGGTCGTCGGGCACGTCGCCCGCGAGGACGAGTGTGTGCTGGGGCCGCATGAAGCGCAGGTAGTCCAGCCACGGGGGCGTGTGCCCGAGTTGCCGTATCAGAAGCGCAATCTGCGCGGTGTGCCGGACCTCATGCGTCATGACGTGCCACATAAGCTGATCGAGCGTGACGGTATCGCTGGCGGGATCGTCCTGGATGAGCTTCACCGGGCGCGAGAGGTCGGGGCCACTTTCCAGGAAGGTGCGCGTCTTGTCCCCCACCTCCTGGCCGTATTCCAGAATCCAGGACAGCTCGTACTGCTCAGCATGGGGCTGCACCCAGTCATGGGGGTAGCGGGAGGCCACCCCGTCCTGCCGCGCGATGCCGTGGACCCAGTGGTCCTCCACGTCCACGACATGCAGCAGCAGGTCCTTGATGTTGTGGAAGCGGTCCCCGTCAATCAGGGACCGGTCCAGATCGGCGGCAGGAAGCGCCCGCAAGAAGTTCCAGAGCTGCTCACGCGCACCCGAAAGGTAAGTGTAGTACTCGCGGACGTTCATGATTGCCTCACAGCATACCCCTTGGCCCCCCCGGACGCCCGGAGATTTCGTACACCTTCATCCTGTTCTCACCCGAACCCGGTCCCCCCAACAGCGGGGCGAGGACACACTCCACGTCCTCCACCGTGTTCACCTGGACCAGGGCCTCACGCAGTTCCGGGTGGTCAGGCAGGTACTGCGGCAGCACCTTGCGGAGGGGCCGCACGCTGAGCAGCCCGAAGCGGTCGGCGCCGTAAAAGGCCACGTGGAGCCGAGCATGCCGCAGGGCGGCGCACGCTCGCTCCTCCGCGCCCGGCGCCGCATCCTCCCCCGTCGCCAGTGTGCGGAACACCCAGGGGTTCCCGACCGCGCCGCGTCCGATCATCACCGCGGCCACCCCCGAGCCCAGCCGAGCGCGGGCCCCCCCCGCGCTCCGCACGTCCCCGCTGCCCACCACCGGCACGTCCACGCTCGCCGCCACCCGGGCGATGGCGTCCCAGTCGGCCTCACCCGTGTACCGCTGGGCGCTGGTGCGGCCGTGGACGGTGATCAGGCTGGCTCCCGCCGCCGCCAGACCCTGCGCGACCTCGACGCTGCGGTTGGAATCCCAGCCCAGGCGGATCTTGGCGCTCACGTCGAGCCCGGTGGCCCCCCGCATCGCCCGCACGAGGTCGTAGGCCACCTCGGGCGTCTGGAGGAGGCAGGCCCCGCCCCGGCCCCTCACCTTGGGAACCGGGCAGCCCATGTTCAGGTCGACGGCGGCGGGGGTGAACCACGTCTCTGCGCGCCGCACGGCCTCCGCCAGGATGTCGGGCTCGGCGCCGAAGAGCTGCACCACCCGGTTCGTCTCTCCGGGGTAAGGCCGACCCAGCGTGAGCTTTTCGGAGTCGCCGCCCAGCACCAGGCCGCGGGCGCTGATCATCTCGCTGACGGTCCACAGCGCCCCCTCCTCGGCAGCGAGCTGGCGCATGGGGGCGTCGCTGTAGCCCGCCATGGGGGCCAGGATGGCGCCGGGCCGGGCGAGGCGGCGCGCGTAGAAGCCGGGACCGCTGGTCACCCCGGCAGGGTAGCGCAGGTGTACACCCCGCGCGTGAACTTCCTCTCAAATGGGGGTAAGGGGCTTATTTATCCCCGGGGGGGTGCGGAAGACGTATGCTGTACCCAGTCCGGCTCACCTCCAGTTTTCCAACCCGCCCGCCGGACGGGAGGCCCTGACTTGAACGTCACGCCGCTGGCGCTTCATCATGCGCCGCTGCTCCACACGCTGTACGCCGCTGCCCCCGGGTACTTCGCCCTGCTCGGCACCCGTGTGCCCACCCCGCGCGAGGTCGAGCGCGACGTCGAAATCGCGCTCCTCGACCCCCGCCGCCGCCTGGAGTTGCTGCATGACGGCGGCGAACTTGTGGGCAGCCTGGACTGTAAGCTCGGCTACCCCGGGCCCGGCGACCTCACCATCAACCTGCTGCTGATCCGCGAGGACCGCCAGTCGCGGGGTCTGGGCGAGCAGGCCGTACGCGACCTGGAGGCCCGCTTGCCCCCCGGCACCACCCGCATCCTGGCGAGCGTACTGGGTGACAACCCACGCGGCGCCCGCTTCTGGGAACGCCGGGGGTACACCTTCGCCCTCGACGCCCGCCCCGCGATGACGTGGTACGCCAAGCCGGTCGGCACCTCCGCCGCGCAGGTGGGCCTTCCGGCGCTCAGCCTCGCCAGCGACTGAGGGGGCTGTCCGGGGAAGCCCGGCTTTTGGCCCCCCGGACGCTCCGCCCTTTAGACTTCCCCCGTGATCGTGAAATACGGCGGGAACGCCATGAAGAGCGCGGAGTTGCGGCGGGCGGTTGCCGGGGAGATCGCGGTCTTGCGGGCCGAAGTCCCGGTTGTGGTCGTTCACGGAGGCGGGCCGGTCATCGAGCGCGAACTGGTGGCGCGGGGCATCGAGAGCGAGTTCCGGGGCGGCCTGCGCGTGACCCCGCCGGAGGCGATGGACGTCGTCGAGATGGCCCTCGCCGCGCTGAACAAGCGGCTCAGCCAGGACGTGGGGCACGCGGTGGGTCTGATGGGCCGCGACAGCGAGCTGCTGGTGGCCGAAGTCCTCGACCCCGCGCTGGGCCGCGTGGGCCGGGTGACGGGCGTGAACGTGGGGCTCCTTCGCACCTTGCTGGGGGCGGGCCTCACACCCGTCGTGGGCTGTGTGGCGCTGGCCCCGGACGGCGAGGCGCTCAACGTGAACGCCGATACGGCGGCGGGGGCCGTCGCCGGGGCGCTGGGCGAGCCCATCGTGTTCCTGACGGATGTGGACGGCGTGTACCGTGCCTACCCCGACCCGGACAGCCTGGCCGCCCACCTCACCCGCGCGGAGGTCGAGGCGGGGATTCGGGACGGCTGGATCGCGGGGGGAATGATCCCGAAGGTCCGCGCGGCACTGGAGGCTCTGGACGCCGGAGCCCTCTTCGCCGTGATCGCCAGCGGGATGAAGGCGGGGGTGCTGGCCGCCGCCGCGCGGGGGGAGGCGGGCACGCGGGTCACGCCCTGAGCCCTACCGGGTCACGCTGAACAGAAGCGTGTCGCGGAGCTGCGCAGGATCGTCCGCCGCCACATCGTCGTTGCTCAGCACCGCGTCCAGGGTGTAGCCCAGGGCATGGGGAATCCGGGCGCTGCGCTCGTTGCGGCGGTCGCAGCGAATCTCGATGCGGTGAAAGCCCAGCGTCCCCTGGCCCAGTTCCGTCAAGGCCCGCGCCACCTCGGTCGCGTACCCCTGCCCGGTGTGAGGCGTGGCGACCCAGTACCCGATCTCCCCCTTCGGCACCCGCCAGTCCAGGGCGTGGTAACCGCTGCTGCCGATCAGTTCCGTACCGTCTGGGTTCCAGACGTGGTAGCGCAGGGTCTCCCGCCGCTCAAACCTATGCGCGGCCTCCGTCAGGTTCCGCACCGTGCCGGGCAGGTCGAGTGGGTCC contains:
- the argB gene encoding acetylglutamate kinase; its protein translation is MIVKYGGNAMKSAELRRAVAGEIAVLRAEVPVVVVHGGGPVIERELVARGIESEFRGGLRVTPPEAMDVVEMALAALNKRLSQDVGHAVGLMGRDSELLVAEVLDPALGRVGRVTGVNVGLLRTLLGAGLTPVVGCVALAPDGEALNVNADTAAGAVAGALGEPIVFLTDVDGVYRAYPDPDSLAAHLTRAEVEAGIRDGWIAGGMIPKVRAALEALDAGALFAVIASGMKAGVLAAAARGEAGTRVTP
- a CDS encoding tRNA dihydrouridine synthase encodes the protein MTSGPGFYARRLARPGAILAPMAGYSDAPMRQLAAEEGALWTVSEMISARGLVLGGDSEKLTLGRPYPGETNRVVQLFGAEPDILAEAVRRAETWFTPAAVDLNMGCPVPKVRGRGGACLLQTPEVAYDLVRAMRGATGLDVSAKIRLGWDSNRSVEVAQGLAAAGASLITVHGRTSAQRYTGEADWDAIARVAASVDVPVVGSGDVRSAGGARARLGSGVAAVMIGRGAVGNPWVFRTLATGEDAAPGAEERACAALRHARLHVAFYGADRFGLLSVRPLRKVLPQYLPDHPELREALVQVNTVEDVECVLAPLLGGPGSGENRMKVYEISGRPGGPRGML
- a CDS encoding DinB family protein, translating into MNVREYYTYLSGAREQLWNFLRALPAADLDRSLIDGDRFHNIKDLLLHVVDVEDHWVHGIARQDGVASRYPHDWVQPHAEQYELSWILEYGQEVGDKTRTFLESGPDLSRPVKLIQDDPASDTVTLDQLMWHVMTHEVRHTAQIALLIRQLGHTPPWLDYLRFMRPQHTLVLAGDVPDDLDDDR
- a CDS encoding GNAT family N-acetyltransferase — its product is MPVPPNVPSELRTPRLLLRAPRPEDASALHAAVHASLPELRRWMVWAQDPLDLPGTVRNLTEAAHRFERRETLRYHVWNPDGTELIGSSGYHALDWRVPKGEIGYWVATPHTGQGYATEVARALTELGQGTLGFHRIEIRCDRRNERSARIPHALGYTLDAVLSNDDVAADDPAQLRDTLLFSVTR
- a CDS encoding GNAT family N-acetyltransferase, with the translated sequence MNVTPLALHHAPLLHTLYAAAPGYFALLGTRVPTPREVERDVEIALLDPRRRLELLHDGGELVGSLDCKLGYPGPGDLTINLLLIREDRQSRGLGEQAVRDLEARLPPGTTRILASVLGDNPRGARFWERRGYTFALDARPAMTWYAKPVGTSAAQVGLPALSLASD